AAGACGCTTATTCCCAGCGATGACAACTATCCGGCGTCGCTCCACGATCTCGGCGACGGTGCTCCATATGTCCTCTGGGTCAAAGGCGAGAAGTCACTACTCGCAATGCCAGTGAGCGATCGCTTTACGATCACCGGTGCACGTGCGGCAACCAGCTACGGCGTCCAGGTCGCAAACGAGATCTCTGCTGACCTTGCCAGTGACGGGAAAGTGATTGTTGCTGGTGGCGCATACGGTATAGATGGTGAAGTTCACCGGTCTGCGTTGGCTGTTGCGGGTCATACGATTGCGGTGATGGCCGGTGGAATTGACCGTCCATACCCAGCGGGTCATCGAGATCTGCTTGAACGTGTGAGCGATGTCGGATTGTTGGTGAGCGGGCAACCGCCGGGAGCCACGCCGACACGAGCACGGTTCATGGCCCGTGCCCGCATCGAAGCTGCACTTTCGGGTTCAACGACGATCATTGAAGCCGGTTCACGGTCGGGCTCGCTGCTGGTGGCTCAACAGGCATACTCGCTGGGGCGCAGCGTCGGTGCGGTTCCCGGGCCGGTGACAAGTGCCACGAGTTATGGCCCACATCGACTCATTGCCCAGGGCATCGCCAGTGTCGTGACCAACGCCAACGACGTACGGGCGCTTTCCGAGAAACAGCCGCCTTCCGGCTCGATACAACAACTCAGCGCCAAAGCATTCCGTATGGACAGCTATTCGGCACATGCTCGTGCCGCTCATTCAGCTCACCGTGATCTCTGACGGAACCCACGAGATCAGC
The sequence above is a segment of the Actinomycetaceae bacterium MB13-C1-2 genome. Coding sequences within it:
- a CDS encoding DNA-processing protein DprA, which encodes MMALVAHLPFNDEGTGNLDTLLTFATDERAARIALTVIMDPTDATTGHLLAVHGAVNTVMLLADDAPVPGLDNVEAQLWRKRLLPRVEPRLIQEALDLTERGGFKTLIPSDDNYPASLHDLGDGAPYVLWVKGEKSLLAMPVSDRFTITGARAATSYGVQVANEISADLASDGKVIVAGGAYGIDGEVHRSALAVAGHTIAVMAGGIDRPYPAGHRDLLERVSDVGLLVSGQPPGATPTRARFMARARIEAALSGSTTIIEAGSRSGSLLVAQQAYSLGRSVGAVPGPVTSATSYGPHRLIAQGIASVVTNANDVRALSEKQPPSGSIQQLSAKAFRMDSYSAHARAAHSAHRDL